One genomic region from Ornithinicoccus hortensis encodes:
- a CDS encoding acetyl-CoA C-acetyltransferase, translated as MPEAVIVAAARTPIGRAFKGSLTSVRPDDLAAGVIRAALDQVPDLDPGLVEDLYLGCAEPWGEHGSNMARVVSVLLGLDQLPASTVNRFCASSVQTTRMAFHAIKAGEGDIFISAGVECVSRYVDFAGAGGSKADWQNPVFADAQARSAAIAASNETWTDPREQGLLPDIYLAMGQTAENVATSRGISRERQDEWGVTSQNRAEAAIAAGVFEREIAPVTLADGTVVSTDDGPRAGVTLEKVSTLQPVFREDGTITAGNCCPLNDGAAALVVMSDTKAKELGLTPLARVVSTGVSALSPEIMGLGPVEASRQALARAGMTIADMDLYEINEAFAAQVLPSADDLGMDFDKLNVHGGAIALGHPFGSTGARISTTLINGLRTHDGQFGLETMCVGGGQGMAIVLERLS; from the coding sequence ATGCCCGAGGCCGTCATCGTCGCCGCAGCCCGCACCCCGATCGGACGGGCCTTCAAGGGCTCGCTGACCAGCGTGCGCCCCGACGACCTCGCCGCGGGCGTCATCCGCGCGGCGCTGGACCAGGTGCCGGACCTGGACCCGGGCCTCGTCGAGGACCTCTACCTGGGCTGCGCCGAGCCGTGGGGCGAGCACGGCTCCAACATGGCCCGCGTGGTGTCCGTGCTGCTCGGGCTGGACCAGCTGCCGGCCTCGACCGTCAACCGGTTCTGCGCCTCCTCGGTGCAGACCACCCGGATGGCCTTCCACGCGATCAAGGCCGGGGAGGGAGACATCTTCATCAGCGCCGGGGTCGAGTGCGTCTCCCGCTACGTCGACTTCGCCGGCGCGGGCGGCAGCAAGGCCGACTGGCAGAACCCCGTGTTCGCCGACGCACAGGCCCGCAGCGCCGCGATCGCCGCGTCCAACGAGACGTGGACCGACCCCCGGGAGCAGGGGCTGCTGCCCGACATCTACCTGGCCATGGGGCAGACGGCCGAGAACGTCGCCACCTCCCGCGGGATCAGCCGCGAGCGGCAGGACGAGTGGGGGGTGACCAGCCAGAACCGCGCCGAGGCCGCGATCGCCGCCGGCGTCTTCGAGCGGGAGATCGCCCCGGTGACGCTGGCCGACGGGACCGTGGTCAGCACCGACGACGGCCCCCGCGCCGGCGTCACCCTGGAGAAGGTCTCGACCCTGCAGCCGGTCTTCCGGGAGGACGGCACCATCACGGCGGGCAACTGCTGCCCGCTCAACGACGGCGCCGCCGCCCTGGTCGTGATGAGCGACACCAAGGCCAAGGAGCTGGGGCTCACCCCGCTGGCCCGGGTGGTCTCCACGGGCGTCTCGGCGCTGTCCCCCGAGATCATGGGCCTGGGCCCGGTCGAGGCCTCCCGGCAGGCGCTGGCCCGCGCCGGGATGACCATCGCGGACATGGACCTCTACGAGATCAACGAGGCGTTCGCCGCGCAGGTGCTGCCCTCGGCCGACGACCTGGGCATGGACTTCGACAAGCTCAACGTGCACGGCGGTGCGATCGCCCTGGGCCACCCGTTCGGTTCCACCGGCGCCCGGATCAGCACCACCCTGATCAACGGGCTGCGCACCCACGACGGCCAGTTCGGGCTGGAGACCATGTGCGTCGGCGGCGGTCAGGGCATGGCGATCGTGCTGGAGCGCCTTTCCTGA
- a CDS encoding M14 family zinc carboxypeptidase, with the protein MPSARSRRPRTLGAALVVGLLASGLPAAAVAAPASQGADQGTVRTLLPARPGGEQQGYPRQVQLPVQPEDPQDAAIKLGLTPYHAIAPKLNDLQLTSNRVSAEVIGSTVTGRQLYLVTLTAPETPAETAAQDRMREKILTKPAHAKNDRRLRQEYKTPVFLNNNIHGNEWEGTDAALRLIEEYATSSDPAVQQILEQNRIYLVVTANPDGRNGNTRANASGFDLNRDFLTATQPESIAVRDALVRTQPLLMLDLHGYVNGTLIEPTTPPHGENYEYDLFIKHAYPNGLGMESAINDLGYTPGEDGVRAPQIPFRDWAEGWDDWPPIFTPQYAAFHGAVSHTVEIPLRVNNADYGLPEEELQRRSAINTDVAHAAMTATIDYGMEHREELLADQIEIFRRGQAGEPQTPVSEDLFPEIGEEDVYLTDYPRGYVIPAGEDQRSSAAAARLVDHLIANGVEVHITRGKQTIDGTTYPAGSYVVDMHQSLRGMANTILGAGTDISDRVDAMYDISGWSPGLLWGADVVTVPEGATLRTQGRPITEAVPTGGVTGDADLVLPLDDPTDVAALNSLFDAGVSVEFLADGTVLVGEEDHEQAERVARDFGVTLTAAPDDAGGASLDRLTVAVAAGADERWALEEMGFDIVPVTPTVLNDGFDWGQVDTLYVSSGLTWEALDDDARTDLTRFLAGGGGFVGRDRAGANLNSAADLLEADLVRGRGDANGVVSVDSADSAVAGAATPDTFVYSPAWFTDLGEEVTVEQSYAEDGPLVSGRWRPAADGSGGPADAQGQPAVVSGVDESGAGVVLFGTQPMFRAHPKGQYPLVARALIWSTTQG; encoded by the coding sequence ATGCCGTCCGCTCGGTCGCGTCGTCCACGCACGCTCGGTGCTGCGCTGGTGGTCGGGCTGCTGGCGAGCGGACTGCCTGCCGCGGCCGTCGCCGCGCCGGCCTCCCAGGGTGCGGACCAGGGCACGGTCCGCACGCTCCTGCCCGCCCGTCCCGGTGGGGAGCAGCAGGGCTACCCGCGCCAGGTGCAGCTGCCGGTGCAGCCGGAGGACCCCCAGGATGCCGCCATCAAGTTGGGCCTGACGCCCTACCACGCGATCGCGCCGAAGCTGAACGACCTGCAGCTGACCTCCAACCGGGTCAGCGCCGAGGTGATCGGCAGCACCGTGACCGGCCGCCAGCTCTACCTGGTGACCCTCACCGCGCCGGAGACCCCGGCGGAGACGGCGGCCCAGGACCGGATGCGGGAGAAGATCCTGACCAAGCCGGCGCACGCCAAGAACGACCGGCGGCTGCGGCAGGAGTACAAGACCCCGGTGTTCCTGAACAACAACATCCACGGCAACGAGTGGGAGGGCACCGACGCGGCGCTGCGCCTCATCGAGGAGTACGCCACCAGCAGCGACCCCGCGGTCCAGCAGATCCTGGAGCAGAACCGGATCTACCTGGTGGTCACCGCCAACCCGGACGGGCGCAACGGCAACACCCGCGCCAACGCCTCCGGCTTCGACCTGAACCGCGACTTCCTCACCGCGACCCAGCCGGAGTCCATCGCCGTCCGGGACGCCCTGGTCCGCACCCAACCGCTGCTCATGCTCGACCTGCACGGCTACGTGAACGGCACGCTGATCGAGCCGACCACCCCGCCGCACGGCGAGAACTACGAGTACGACCTGTTCATCAAGCACGCCTACCCCAACGGGCTGGGCATGGAGTCGGCGATCAACGACCTCGGGTACACCCCGGGTGAGGACGGCGTGCGGGCCCCGCAGATCCCGTTCCGCGACTGGGCGGAGGGCTGGGACGACTGGCCCCCGATCTTCACGCCGCAGTACGCCGCCTTCCACGGTGCCGTCTCGCACACCGTCGAGATCCCGTTGCGGGTCAACAACGCCGACTACGGGTTGCCCGAGGAGGAGCTGCAGCGGCGGTCGGCGATCAACACCGACGTGGCGCACGCCGCGATGACCGCCACCATCGACTACGGCATGGAGCACCGCGAGGAGCTGCTCGCCGACCAGATCGAGATCTTCCGTCGCGGGCAGGCCGGTGAGCCGCAGACCCCGGTCAGCGAGGACCTGTTCCCCGAGATCGGGGAGGAGGACGTCTACCTCACCGACTACCCGCGCGGCTACGTCATCCCCGCCGGGGAGGACCAGCGGTCCTCTGCCGCGGCCGCCCGGCTGGTCGACCACCTCATCGCCAACGGCGTCGAGGTGCACATCACCCGCGGCAAGCAGACCATCGACGGGACGACCTACCCCGCCGGCAGCTACGTCGTCGACATGCACCAGTCGCTGCGCGGGATGGCCAACACGATCCTCGGCGCGGGCACCGACATCTCCGACCGGGTCGACGCGATGTACGACATCTCCGGCTGGAGCCCCGGCCTGCTCTGGGGGGCCGATGTGGTGACCGTGCCCGAGGGCGCCACGCTGCGCACCCAGGGTCGACCGATCACCGAGGCGGTGCCCACCGGGGGCGTCACCGGCGACGCCGACCTCGTGCTGCCGCTGGACGACCCCACCGACGTGGCCGCGCTGAACTCGCTGTTCGACGCCGGGGTCTCCGTGGAGTTCCTGGCCGACGGCACGGTGCTGGTCGGTGAGGAGGACCACGAGCAGGCAGAGCGGGTCGCGCGGGACTTCGGCGTCACCCTGACCGCCGCCCCGGACGACGCCGGGGGTGCGTCCCTGGACCGGCTGACCGTGGCCGTGGCGGCCGGCGCGGACGAGCGCTGGGCGCTGGAGGAGATGGGCTTCGACATCGTCCCGGTCACCCCGACGGTCCTCAACGACGGCTTCGACTGGGGGCAGGTCGACACGCTGTACGTCTCCTCGGGCCTGACCTGGGAGGCCCTGGACGACGACGCCCGCACCGACCTCACCCGGTTCCTGGCCGGCGGCGGGGGCTTCGTGGGCCGGGACCGGGCCGGGGCCAACCTGAACTCCGCCGCCGACCTGCTCGAGGCCGACCTGGTCCGTGGCCGGGGCGACGCCAACGGCGTGGTCTCGGTGGACAGTGCCGACAGCGCCGTCGCCGGGGCCGCCACCCCGGACACCTTCGTCTACTCCCCCGCCTGGTTCACCGACCTGGGTGAGGAGGTCACCGTGGAGCAGTCGTATGCCGAGGACGGCCCGTTGGTCAGCGGCCGCTGGAGGCCCGCCGCGGACGGCTCCGGAGGCCCGGCGGACGCCCAGGGCCAGCCGGCGGTGGTCAGCGGGGTGGACGAGTCCGGTGCGGGGGTCGTGCTGTTCGGCACCCAGCCGATGTTCCGGGCCCACCCCAAGGGCCAGTACCCGTTGGTGGCCCGGGCCCTGATCTGGTCCACCACCCAGGGCTGA
- a CDS encoding acyl--CoA ligase family protein, which produces MNAVTAQPDPSNTPLTPLSFLGRSADVWADKVAVVDDGRQLTYAEFAEQAQAVARALEAAGVAPGDRVAYLMPNVTEQLVAHFAVPLAGGVLVAINTRLAAPEIGYILEHSGAKVLVVDGRLEQLAGRALADTPGDITLVVANRKGDPVAGATTYEDFLAAGTDTVFPWEVEDELAPISINYTSGTTGRPKGVVYTHRGAYLNALGELLHSRHSPESVYLWTLPMFHCNGWCTPWAITAYGARHVCLPEVRGDRIWELIRQEGVTHLNAAPTVLTAIMAADSAGELPQPVTVTTAGAPPSPTTIGQMEDLGFTLIHVYGLTETYGPYSVCEVQEPWLSLGPDERARLKARQGVGMLQAERLRVVDQDMVDVPADGATMGEIVMRGNNVMAGYFRDPEGTQEAFRGGWFHSGDLGVMHPDGYVELRDRAKDVVISGGENISTVEVEQALMSHPAVSEAAVVGVPDPDWGERPKGFVTVRQGATTTGEELIAHVRSRIAHYKAPREVELVHELPKTSTGKIQKFVLREAEWDSKESRIQG; this is translated from the coding sequence ATGAATGCCGTCACCGCCCAGCCGGACCCGAGCAACACCCCCCTCACGCCGCTGTCGTTCCTCGGCCGGTCGGCGGACGTGTGGGCCGACAAGGTCGCGGTCGTCGACGACGGCCGGCAGCTGACCTACGCCGAGTTCGCCGAGCAGGCGCAGGCGGTGGCCCGTGCCCTGGAGGCCGCCGGCGTCGCCCCCGGCGACCGCGTCGCCTACCTGATGCCCAACGTCACCGAGCAGCTCGTCGCCCACTTCGCGGTGCCGCTCGCCGGTGGCGTGCTGGTGGCGATCAACACCCGGCTCGCCGCGCCGGAGATCGGCTACATCCTCGAGCACTCCGGGGCCAAGGTCCTCGTGGTGGACGGGCGCCTGGAGCAGCTGGCCGGGCGCGCCCTGGCCGACACCCCCGGCGACATCACCCTGGTCGTCGCCAACCGGAAGGGTGACCCGGTCGCCGGCGCCACGACATACGAGGACTTCCTGGCGGCGGGCACGGACACGGTGTTCCCGTGGGAGGTCGAGGACGAGCTCGCCCCTATCAGCATCAACTACACCTCCGGCACGACGGGACGGCCCAAGGGCGTGGTCTACACCCACCGCGGGGCCTACCTGAACGCGCTCGGCGAGCTGCTGCACTCCCGGCACTCCCCGGAGTCGGTCTACCTGTGGACGCTGCCGATGTTCCACTGCAACGGGTGGTGCACGCCGTGGGCGATCACCGCCTACGGCGCCCGGCACGTGTGCCTGCCCGAGGTGCGCGGCGACCGGATCTGGGAGCTGATCCGGCAGGAGGGCGTCACCCACCTGAACGCCGCCCCCACGGTGCTGACCGCGATCATGGCGGCCGACTCCGCGGGCGAGCTGCCGCAGCCGGTCACCGTCACCACCGCCGGTGCGCCGCCGAGCCCGACCACGATCGGCCAGATGGAGGACCTCGGCTTCACCCTGATCCACGTCTACGGGCTGACCGAGACCTACGGTCCCTACTCCGTCTGCGAGGTCCAGGAGCCCTGGCTCTCACTCGGCCCTGACGAGCGCGCCCGGCTGAAGGCCCGGCAGGGCGTCGGGATGCTGCAGGCCGAGCGGCTGCGCGTGGTCGACCAGGACATGGTGGATGTCCCCGCCGACGGCGCGACGATGGGCGAGATCGTGATGCGCGGCAACAACGTGATGGCCGGCTACTTCCGCGACCCGGAGGGCACGCAGGAGGCCTTCCGGGGTGGCTGGTTCCACTCCGGCGACCTGGGCGTCATGCACCCGGACGGGTATGTCGAGCTGCGGGACCGCGCCAAGGACGTCGTCATCTCCGGCGGGGAGAACATCTCCACCGTCGAGGTCGAGCAGGCGCTGATGAGCCACCCCGCCGTGTCGGAGGCGGCCGTCGTCGGCGTGCCCGACCCGGACTGGGGCGAGCGCCCCAAGGGGTTCGTCACCGTCCGGCAGGGCGCCACCACCACCGGCGAGGAGCTCATCGCGCACGTCCGCTCCCGTATCGCGCACTACAAGGCGCCCCGGGAGGTCGAGCTGGTCCACGAGCTGCCCAAGACCTCCACCGGCAAGATCCAGAAGTTCGTGCTGCGCGAGGCGGAGTGGGACTCCAAGGAGTCGCGCATCCAGGGCTGA
- a CDS encoding NAD-dependent epimerase/dehydratase family protein has translation MRVLVTGASGMLGRATADQLAARGDEVTVMQRRPSAGAHRQVLGDVADPAAVAQAVAGQHAVVHLAAKVDVVGPWAEYERTNVEGTGHLLRAARQAGVRRFVQVSSPSVAHAGRSLTGVGAGPADPEHARGNYARSKAAAELLALSADASGFAVTAVRPHLVWGPGDTQLVGRILQRAHEGRLPLLGRGTPLVDTTYISNAADALVAALDRIGDAHGQAFVVTNGEPRPIGELIADICRAGGAPVPRLRIPPRLAWGAGALVEGAMAVCAAVPALPTITEPPLTRFLAEQLSTAHWFDQRRTREVLAWTPRVSLDEGLGRLSATG, from the coding sequence ATGCGGGTCCTCGTCACCGGCGCCAGCGGGATGCTGGGCCGCGCCACCGCCGACCAGCTGGCCGCGCGGGGCGACGAGGTCACCGTGATGCAGCGCCGCCCCTCCGCGGGCGCCCACCGCCAGGTCCTGGGTGACGTCGCCGACCCGGCGGCGGTGGCCCAGGCGGTCGCCGGCCAGCACGCGGTCGTGCACCTGGCGGCCAAGGTCGACGTCGTCGGGCCGTGGGCCGAGTACGAGCGCACCAACGTGGAGGGCACCGGCCACCTGCTGCGCGCCGCGCGGCAGGCGGGGGTGCGGCGGTTCGTCCAGGTCTCCTCGCCGTCGGTGGCCCACGCCGGCCGGTCGCTGACCGGTGTCGGCGCAGGCCCCGCGGACCCCGAGCACGCACGGGGCAACTACGCCCGGAGCAAGGCCGCGGCCGAGCTCCTGGCGCTGTCCGCGGACGCCTCCGGCTTCGCCGTCACCGCGGTGCGCCCCCACCTGGTGTGGGGACCGGGCGACACCCAGCTCGTCGGGCGGATCCTGCAGCGGGCCCACGAGGGCCGCCTGCCGCTGCTGGGGCGGGGCACCCCGCTGGTGGACACGACCTACATCAGCAACGCCGCCGACGCGCTGGTCGCGGCGCTGGACCGGATCGGGGACGCCCACGGGCAGGCCTTCGTGGTCACCAACGGCGAGCCGCGCCCGATCGGGGAACTGATCGCCGACATCTGCCGGGCGGGCGGCGCCCCCGTCCCCCGGCTGCGGATCCCGCCCCGCCTGGCCTGGGGCGCCGGCGCGCTGGTGGAGGGGGCCATGGCGGTGTGCGCGGCGGTCCCCGCGCTGCCCACGATCACCGAGCCACCGCTGACCCGGTTCCTGGCCGAGCAGCTCAGCACGGCCCACTGGTTCGACCAGCGGCGCACCCGGGAGGTCCTGGCCTGGACGCCCAGGGTGAGCCTGGACGAGGGGCTGGGCAGGCTGTCGGCAACCGGCTGA
- a CDS encoding MFS transporter encodes MRTTGGGQVREDARPAGRRRAAIRGAVLIGGSGEILDFLVPLWAGSAFGASGTAIGVLLAVELVASVLARPVAGWLADTRNRPRTAALGAGLFGLGLAGYALTPTFDLAYAAAAVGGAGGAVFWVTVRAIVSEYLAEDDGAFASLYSAVAFGSWFFWVPAMVLLPALDFRGVFLVLAAVCLVGSGILAYAGRTAQPRRRPTPVPGGLRRFRVLLATEALSGLAAAGVGLLLLLHLQRSFDLDVHQIALVFLPGGIAMTVLPRPLHGLVRRFGRRATFVVASLASAVCAGSLAFAPDPVTIAVLWVLTGASWAALSPITDAAVTESAGERVGTAMSLVGNAVFLGSAAGGVLAGVLYDHAPWAATCLVFAGLIATEAYLGPLALDSLGVRDVPDPESRDDREDSAVGPPD; translated from the coding sequence GTGAGGACGACCGGGGGTGGGCAGGTGCGCGAGGACGCGCGTCCGGCAGGTCGCCGGCGGGCCGCGATCCGCGGGGCGGTCCTCATCGGCGGGTCCGGCGAGATCCTGGACTTCCTGGTGCCGCTGTGGGCCGGGTCCGCCTTCGGGGCCTCCGGGACGGCGATCGGGGTCCTGCTGGCGGTGGAACTGGTGGCCTCGGTGCTCGCCCGTCCGGTCGCCGGCTGGCTCGCGGACACCCGCAACCGACCACGGACCGCCGCCCTGGGAGCCGGCCTCTTCGGGCTCGGCCTCGCGGGATACGCCCTGACCCCCACCTTCGACTTGGCCTACGCGGCGGCCGCAGTCGGTGGGGCCGGTGGCGCGGTGTTCTGGGTCACGGTCAGGGCCATCGTCTCCGAGTACCTGGCCGAGGACGACGGCGCCTTCGCCTCGCTCTACTCGGCCGTCGCCTTCGGGTCCTGGTTCTTCTGGGTCCCGGCGATGGTGCTGCTGCCGGCGCTGGACTTCCGCGGGGTGTTCCTGGTCCTCGCCGCGGTGTGCCTGGTCGGGTCCGGCATCCTGGCGTATGCCGGGCGGACCGCGCAGCCCCGCCGGCGTCCCACCCCGGTGCCCGGCGGCCTACGCCGCTTCCGGGTGCTGCTGGCCACCGAGGCGCTCTCCGGGCTGGCCGCGGCCGGTGTCGGCCTGTTGCTCCTGCTGCACCTGCAACGGTCCTTTGACCTCGACGTCCACCAGATCGCGCTGGTCTTCCTCCCCGGCGGGATCGCGATGACCGTCCTCCCACGGCCCCTGCACGGCCTGGTCCGCCGGTTTGGTCGCCGGGCGACCTTCGTCGTGGCGAGCCTGGCCTCGGCGGTCTGCGCCGGGTCCCTCGCCTTCGCCCCCGACCCGGTGACCATCGCGGTCCTCTGGGTGCTGACCGGCGCCTCCTGGGCGGCCCTGTCGCCGATCACCGACGCCGCGGTCACGGAGTCCGCCGGGGAACGGGTGGGGACGGCGATGAGCCTGGTCGGCAACGCGGTCTTCCTCGGCTCGGCAGCCGGTGGGGTGCTGGCGGGCGTGCTCTACGACCACGCCCCGTGGGCCGCTACCTGCCTGGTCTTCGCCGGCCTCATCGCCACGGAGGCCTACCTGGGGCCGCTGGCCCTGGACTCGCTGGGGGTCCGGGACGTCCCGGACCCCGAGTCCCGGGACGACCGCGAGGACTCGGCGGTCGGCCCGCCGGACTGA
- a CDS encoding Bax inhibitor-1/YccA family membrane protein, with the protein MATNPVFNRIDKETQGYAGFGNAPQQSQNPQQHPGYAPQGGPQQGAPMGYPGPSETMSPQQLEQMYQQPPAGPAQTGRLTIDDVVMKSMMIFGIVLAFAAGSWFVVGAQPELGMPIWMLGMFGSLGLSFAIAFKKTVSVPLIVVHAVLQGLFLGAVSVTFNSLYNGVVTTAVVATMATAAGMFLAWKIGFIKVTSKSRRIFGMAAMGYLVFLLVNLGASFMGFGDGWGLFGSQFGWLISILGVGLASYSLAVDFDSIDRGVKAGAPEQYSWLMGHGLIASLVWLYIEFLRLFAILQSD; encoded by the coding sequence ATGGCAACTAACCCCGTATTCAACCGGATCGACAAGGAGACGCAGGGCTACGCCGGCTTCGGCAACGCCCCGCAGCAGTCTCAGAACCCCCAGCAGCACCCGGGATACGCCCCGCAGGGAGGGCCGCAGCAGGGCGCCCCCATGGGGTACCCCGGCCCGTCCGAGACGATGTCGCCGCAGCAGCTGGAGCAGATGTACCAGCAGCCGCCGGCCGGCCCGGCCCAGACCGGACGTCTGACCATCGACGACGTCGTGATGAAGTCCATGATGATCTTCGGGATCGTGCTGGCCTTCGCCGCCGGGTCCTGGTTCGTCGTGGGTGCCCAGCCCGAGCTCGGGATGCCGATCTGGATGCTCGGTATGTTCGGCTCGCTCGGCCTGAGCTTCGCGATCGCCTTCAAGAAGACCGTCAGCGTCCCGCTGATCGTGGTGCACGCCGTGCTCCAGGGCCTGTTCCTGGGCGCCGTGAGCGTGACCTTCAACTCCCTCTACAACGGCGTGGTCACCACGGCGGTCGTGGCCACCATGGCCACCGCGGCCGGCATGTTCCTGGCCTGGAAGATCGGCTTCATCAAGGTCACCAGCAAGTCGCGCCGCATCTTCGGCATGGCCGCCATGGGCTACCTGGTGTTCCTGCTGGTCAACCTCGGTGCGAGCTTCATGGGCTTCGGCGACGGCTGGGGCCTGTTCGGCAGCCAGTTCGGCTGGCTCATCTCGATCCTGGGTGTCGGCCTGGCCTCCTACTCGCTGGCGGTGGACTTCGACTCCATCGACCGTGGGGTCAAGGCCGGGGCGCCGGAGCAGTACTCCTGGCTGATGGGCCACGGGCTGATCGCCAGCCTGGTGTGGCTCTACATCGAGTTCCTGCGCCTCTTCGCGATCCTGCAGAGCGACTGA
- a CDS encoding uracil-DNA glycosylase, translating to MAAPPTDPHPVTGQPFGSPVPPGTGWPGDPADADTPVARTTARVGRLARSADTVAELDAMVSVCRACPRLVRWRESVATTGRRASFADQPYWGRPGPGFGDPSSPVLVVGLAPAANGTNRTGRMFTGDRSGDWIYAALHRAGYASQPTSVASGDGLVLHGIRIVAAVRCAPPANKPTTQERHTCGQWLARELELSGPHLRSVLALGSIGWDAAIATARGLGWTVPRPKPKFGHGAEAELRTPEGRPVRLLGSYHVSQQNTFTGKLTEQMLDAVIARL from the coding sequence ATGGCGGCCCCGCCCACGGACCCGCACCCGGTCACCGGCCAGCCGTTCGGCTCGCCCGTGCCCCCTGGGACGGGGTGGCCGGGGGACCCTGCGGACGCGGACACCCCGGTCGCCCGCACCACCGCGCGGGTGGGGCGGCTGGCCCGGTCGGCGGACACCGTGGCCGAGCTGGACGCCATGGTGTCGGTATGCCGTGCCTGCCCCCGGCTGGTCCGGTGGCGGGAGTCGGTGGCCACCACGGGGCGGCGGGCCTCCTTCGCCGACCAGCCCTACTGGGGGCGTCCCGGCCCGGGCTTCGGCGACCCGTCCTCCCCGGTCCTGGTCGTCGGTCTGGCGCCGGCGGCGAACGGGACCAACCGGACCGGGCGGATGTTCACCGGGGACCGCAGCGGGGACTGGATCTACGCGGCGCTGCACCGCGCCGGCTACGCGAGCCAACCGACCAGCGTGGCGAGCGGGGACGGGTTGGTGCTGCACGGCATACGGATCGTGGCGGCGGTGCGGTGCGCGCCGCCGGCCAACAAGCCGACCACGCAGGAGCGGCACACCTGCGGGCAGTGGCTGGCCCGGGAGCTGGAGCTGTCCGGTCCGCACCTGCGCTCGGTGCTGGCCCTCGGCTCGATCGGGTGGGATGCGGCGATCGCGACGGCGCGCGGCCTCGGGTGGACCGTGCCCCGCCCCAAGCCGAAGTTCGGCCACGGCGCCGAGGCCGAGCTCCGCACGCCGGAGGGGCGCCCGGTGCGGCTGCTGGGCAGCTACCACGTCAGCCAGCAGAACACCTTCACCGGCAAGCTGACCGAGCAGATGCTGGACGCGGTGATCGCCAGGTTGTGA
- the arfB gene encoding alternative ribosome rescue aminoacyl-tRNA hydrolase ArfB — translation MVIPAGELLERFSRASGPGGQGVNTTDSRVELLFRPESSIAVAELRDGVRDRLLRNLAPQLTGGQLVLVASEHRAQRQNRVATRQRLIELLRTAAAPPPPPRRATKPTRGSQRRRLAAKKHRGQIKSGRGRVPRDPAG, via the coding sequence ATGGTGATCCCCGCGGGCGAGTTGCTCGAGCGCTTCTCCCGCGCCTCCGGTCCCGGCGGCCAGGGCGTCAACACCACCGACAGCCGGGTCGAGCTGCTGTTCCGCCCCGAGTCCTCCATCGCCGTCGCCGAGCTGCGCGACGGCGTCCGGGACCGGTTGTTGCGCAACCTCGCGCCCCAGCTGACCGGCGGTCAGCTGGTCCTGGTCGCCTCCGAGCACCGCGCCCAGCGACAGAACCGGGTGGCGACCCGGCAGCGCCTGATCGAGCTGCTCCGCACGGCGGCCGCTCCCCCACCGCCGCCCCGGCGTGCCACCAAGCCGACCCGGGGGTCGCAGCGCCGACGCCTGGCGGCGAAGAAGCACCGGGGCCAGATCAAGTCCGGGCGCGGTCGGGTCCCCCGCGACCCGGCCGGCTGA
- a CDS encoding SGNH/GDSL hydrolase family protein: protein MSDTAALARGLAVRAAYGGGTLAVAGLLGVGLLRAQVAIAKHVIGDTPGFSHDDEGSYGAGIGDPHRILVLGDSTAAGVGAGSSQHTIGATIATGVAALSGRPVELRNVSRSGATSPQLIAQTDRGLAAMPEPEVVVIMIGANDVKERIDQDYAVRCLSETVHRLRAAGAEVVVGTCPDMGTIRPIPQPLRSLVQRWSRDLAAAQTVGVVQAGGRSVSLGDLLGQEFWEQPAEMFSEDRFHPSAAGYARAAAVLLPSVCDALGMLTPDTGRAPDHHRGERVEPLVTAAARAAREPGSEVTPVEAEGHGRHERSRWAQLLRRHGADVAGSRDGTPPDPPAPGAADGATAAGDEADAPG, encoded by the coding sequence ATGAGCGACACAGCAGCACTGGCACGAGGCCTCGCCGTCAGGGCCGCCTACGGGGGCGGGACACTGGCGGTCGCGGGCCTACTCGGCGTCGGCCTGTTGCGGGCCCAGGTTGCGATCGCCAAGCACGTCATCGGGGACACCCCCGGCTTCTCCCATGACGACGAGGGCAGCTACGGCGCGGGCATCGGCGACCCCCACCGGATCCTCGTGCTCGGGGACAGCACCGCGGCCGGGGTGGGCGCCGGCAGCTCCCAGCACACCATCGGGGCAACCATCGCCACGGGTGTCGCGGCCCTCTCGGGCCGGCCCGTGGAGCTGCGCAACGTCTCCCGCAGCGGCGCCACCTCCCCGCAGCTGATCGCGCAGACGGACCGCGGGCTGGCGGCCATGCCGGAGCCCGAGGTGGTCGTCATCATGATCGGCGCGAACGACGTCAAGGAGCGGATCGACCAGGACTACGCGGTCCGCTGCCTGTCCGAGACGGTGCACCGGCTGCGCGCGGCGGGCGCCGAGGTCGTCGTCGGGACCTGCCCGGACATGGGCACCATCCGACCGATCCCCCAGCCGCTGCGCTCCCTGGTCCAACGGTGGAGCCGTGACCTGGCCGCAGCCCAGACCGTCGGCGTCGTGCAGGCCGGCGGGCGCAGCGTCTCGCTGGGCGACCTGCTCGGGCAGGAGTTCTGGGAACAGCCCGCGGAGATGTTCAGCGAGGACCGGTTCCACCCCTCCGCCGCCGGGTATGCCCGGGCCGCCGCTGTCCTGTTGCCGAGCGTCTGCGACGCCCTGGGGATGCTCACGCCGGACACCGGGCGCGCCCCCGACCACCACCGTGGGGAGCGGGTGGAGCCGCTGGTCACCGCCGCGGCCCGGGCCGCTCGCGAGCCCGGCAGCGAGGTCACGCCCGTCGAGGCCGAGGGCCACGGACGGCACGAGCGCAGCCGGTGGGCCCAGCTGCTGCGGCGCCACGGCGCCGACGTCGCGGGGTCCCGGGACGGCACGCCTCCCGACCCACCAGCGCCCGGGGCGGCGGACGGGGCCACCGCGGCCGGTGACGAGGCCGACGCACCCGGCTGA